A stretch of the Planktothricoides raciborskii GIHE-MW2 genome encodes the following:
- a CDS encoding LamG-like jellyroll fold domain-containing protein translates to MYLTKDKLQHISTITHEGKIVVLATDSEGKISYTVKQDGFEDSYLNTPADQRTGWENWQTLEFADEADDQSVIEKEKAELTHQQNPSQYLLKSLYKTENITAVAPVQAISALGHIYVFRQSKSNTLLVDRFILDGMTNKLNRKLEVRFKRSKQKHTPTKNMQQGSNGLVNVDTLDFRDANGNFFYEPTTELCLVNNLHKGWFSVVLVPTIENDVYRWHIFAYNSQTQKVELTTIRASEEGLFDVQDYTIFEESKDSLVPRKIPGVIKRTLDINGVTVTNGLSATKYDLQQAQQTQSGEEQLLKTATRLMLAIPTDKGAAAFSFAIAGDGTLGEIDETPDSKIIRSRQREVLLPLNTLDEIKAIGDRTPPPQGIISGFSAGTDEEDIEDLVKISTDGGASDLANYDLVKISGTSDYQGLYPTIKVDENTFDIDISLDGGLGYWEKEDQEEGGLIVDGMITAYQKTADGKLRVTCANHGLQNGDQVQITGTEDYNDSYPVQKIDDTHFVIERKWVMGEAVNVKLVSQKRRGIVFDGVDDYVSLSEINHNFSEGITVEAWVWYDSIQSSSRIIDFGNGSAADNIVFTNDGTSNDLAFFIFQEGKVQIIKAIGALETGKWLHLAATVDDSGTAKLYKNGLEVQSGKFALPNNNKRTKNYIGRSNWSNDSYFNGKISDLRLWTVARTAEDIKNSMYLQLTGKEVGLVGYWRLGGISEGKVVDFSVNCNDGTLYGEPYVSAATLNRNLAGGAAAVKYSNPELFAVSERATYAESFEFKVNSANPVNLAYLDNADGKNIGTKIFTFSYWGKTSRSAEEKKTISGVQNKFEDLGNGWYRASCNVTIPDEVSVLRSFEIANVKGSWQSLAIRKHRIRLLSDSITEAKYSDGVTLATLADDHATLTAKLKELEVKEKQEIVLLKEKRELEAKIAAYNAQAATRAEIEKLTAEIQKLTSEEQTLLSRFNAENSSPFNYFCYILVKVGDSWKGIHVENQSNNDYARLIRHQGNGNLFRFYAVDSENSYVNVQVGTEWKGIHVENQSNNDYASLIRHQGNGNLFRFSVADGGNYYISVQVGTEWKGIHVENQSNNDYARLIRHQGNGNLFQIQKTNQTSNDKIILAREAWEKKLQELNQAQDRFKLLNAALIATPADKAAWDARLAQVIALITALQTELNTLNTDFLNAVKNTQAKPQTMPQVAKDSKGLVTQGVLLGFVQPAGRLNAIETCEGNVQLSYLDREGRMRQTNYDATADGKNAAFEQWIPDAQRACLNFSNSNSIVTLNQALYLPDDWSIEAWFVYPLPETAEWNTLIRGKDANHHILVRNRKQLGIYLTNDSLGQNFYDSGFNMELLTEGWHHVAAVGRGDTTLFYIDGKKVGDVKAKALKDAEENLNKNPNDAAAKQKVTDIKKASLKSNSHVYAIANNHLAINQSPDYSVMKFDGVNDFVSLPEINYDLSKGMSVEAWVWYDSFQSWSRIIDFGNGAGNENILLANDGSSNTLQFGVYRQSTQQSVRATGALETKKWIHLAATIDASGMATLYKNGERIQTGIVHLPNNLRRTINYIGRSNWSSDRFFHGQITDVRIWNTARTQAEIKANMSRRLSGKEANLVAYYPFNFIQVEGATRRVLDLVANNRGTVVEANIVQDQTLSIASFIRGEQFGKLAEVRVWKVALSDDEIAINSTLLLSGNEPGLLAYYPMSEATGVEVRDYSGNGNHATVSGANWWGCTAPIGKIDNLPSADALVSAEYSSVTVESSTKTKVAIMRRFFAYPATNGVTLLPDKRIETLELKWIGNAQFAPTLLGYIEGPPPVPSENLTLSDDYNGATSVELTMSEDVEFSWNRSQDAGLGATIDTFIGAGGTMSFLTAPMGVGTSIDSSARVGFKGNFDFSYQFQNESNITSSSSLSMTDKLELRGTPEESTKFPHLGTRFIPKNIGYALVVSALADVFVTRLARTGKMVGYQVQPVDGIPPDVNTITFLMNPAYTMNGSLDGMTGSSATSQRFFKHVPEMRSQYGSLYPASYYRLKEAYDLKRQIEAEDKRRESYFSNFNVRLVDELSLDRNIDSGDAPTTIGVQREEDKPNTQMTDEEKKKAQDQKAEQFQADAAAASDKSNAAAKAKQAEIQSKITDQDKRVQATESFAGWQKRMESIQIRAGKRNIVNTYVWDADGGLRTEAQSFANTVEHTIGGSFGLNAGLGVDSSFSVGGVDVELTAQATVNLTQTMSKTEARSKGFELNVDLSGLEYKGITDYNDRPIMPGEKVDRYRFMSFYLEGSSNHFHDFFNYVVDPEWLRSNDEEARALRQAQAGKPNKAWRVLHRVTYVERPALMGFGRDVRKLRAAAEISENQALLDKITKLEEKNQKLEEKLDTILSLLQEQK, encoded by the coding sequence ATGTACCTAACAAAAGACAAACTCCAACATATTAGTACAATTACCCATGAGGGTAAAATAGTCGTCTTAGCCACCGATAGCGAGGGAAAAATTTCCTATACGGTGAAGCAAGATGGGTTTGAAGATAGCTACCTCAACACCCCCGCCGATCAAAGAACCGGCTGGGAAAACTGGCAAACTCTGGAATTCGCTGATGAAGCTGATGACCAGTCGGTAATTGAAAAAGAAAAAGCCGAACTGACTCACCAACAAAATCCCAGTCAATATCTCCTCAAATCCCTTTACAAAACCGAAAATATAACCGCAGTTGCGCCAGTACAAGCGATTTCTGCCCTGGGACATATTTACGTTTTTCGTCAGTCCAAATCCAACACTTTATTGGTAGATCGTTTTATATTAGACGGCATGACCAATAAGCTGAACCGCAAGCTAGAAGTCCGGTTTAAGCGGAGTAAGCAGAAACACACCCCCACGAAAAATATGCAACAGGGGTCTAACGGACTGGTTAATGTTGATACCTTAGACTTTCGTGATGCCAACGGTAACTTTTTCTACGAACCCACCACCGAATTATGCTTAGTCAATAACCTGCATAAGGGCTGGTTTTCCGTCGTATTGGTTCCGACGATTGAAAATGATGTTTATCGCTGGCATATTTTCGCCTACAACAGTCAAACCCAGAAGGTCGAATTAACCACCATTCGCGCCTCGGAAGAAGGACTATTTGATGTTCAAGATTACACCATTTTTGAAGAATCAAAGGATAGCCTAGTTCCCCGGAAGATTCCTGGGGTGATTAAGCGGACTTTAGACATTAATGGGGTGACAGTCACCAACGGTTTATCTGCCACTAAATACGATTTACAACAGGCCCAGCAAACCCAGTCTGGGGAAGAACAACTGTTAAAGACTGCCACGCGATTAATGTTAGCGATTCCCACAGATAAAGGGGCGGCCGCTTTTAGTTTTGCCATCGCAGGGGATGGTACTTTAGGAGAAATTGACGAAACCCCAGATAGCAAGATTATTCGCAGTCGTCAGCGAGAAGTTTTGTTACCCTTAAACACCTTAGATGAAATAAAAGCAATAGGTGACAGAACTCCTCCTCCCCAAGGCATTATTAGCGGATTCTCCGCAGGAACTGATGAGGAAGATATAGAAGATTTAGTTAAAATATCCACCGATGGCGGTGCTTCAGATTTAGCCAATTACGATTTGGTAAAAATCAGCGGCACCAGTGATTATCAAGGGTTGTATCCGACGATTAAAGTAGATGAAAATACCTTTGATATTGACATCTCCTTGGATGGTGGATTGGGTTATTGGGAAAAAGAAGACCAAGAAGAAGGTGGTTTGATTGTTGATGGCATGATTACCGCTTATCAAAAAACTGCCGATGGCAAATTACGAGTCACCTGTGCTAATCATGGTTTGCAAAATGGCGATCAAGTCCAAATTACTGGCACAGAAGACTACAACGATAGCTACCCCGTGCAAAAAATTGATGACACCCATTTTGTAATTGAACGCAAATGGGTAATGGGAGAAGCTGTTAATGTGAAATTGGTATCCCAAAAGCGACGGGGGATCGTATTTGATGGGGTGGATGATTATGTCTCTCTATCCGAGATCAATCACAATTTCTCCGAAGGAATTACCGTAGAAGCTTGGGTTTGGTATGACAGTATCCAATCTTCTTCAAGAATTATTGACTTTGGCAATGGAAGCGCGGCGGATAATATTGTGTTTACCAATGACGGCACATCCAATGACCTAGCCTTTTTTATCTTTCAGGAAGGAAAAGTCCAAATTATTAAAGCCATAGGAGCATTGGAAACCGGAAAATGGCTGCACTTAGCCGCCACAGTTGATGATTCAGGAACTGCCAAACTATACAAAAATGGTCTGGAGGTTCAATCGGGTAAATTTGCCTTGCCTAATAATAACAAACGGACTAAGAACTATATCGGCAGAAGTAATTGGTCTAATGACAGCTACTTTAACGGTAAAATTAGCGATTTGCGTCTTTGGACAGTAGCCCGGACTGCTGAAGACATTAAAAATAGTATGTACCTACAACTGACAGGAAAAGAAGTCGGTTTAGTGGGGTATTGGCGCTTAGGTGGTATCTCTGAAGGCAAAGTAGTTGACTTTTCTGTGAACTGCAATGACGGCACTCTCTATGGTGAACCTTATGTCAGTGCGGCAACTCTCAACCGCAATCTTGCCGGAGGAGCTGCAGCGGTTAAATATAGCAATCCTGAGCTATTTGCCGTTAGCGAACGGGCAACTTACGCAGAAAGTTTTGAGTTTAAAGTTAACTCAGCCAATCCGGTTAACTTAGCCTATTTAGACAATGCCGATGGTAAAAATATTGGCACGAAGATTTTTACCTTTTCCTATTGGGGAAAAACCAGCCGCAGTGCCGAAGAGAAAAAGACCATTTCGGGGGTACAAAATAAGTTTGAAGACTTGGGCAATGGTTGGTATCGTGCTTCCTGTAATGTGACAATTCCCGATGAAGTCAGTGTGTTACGTTCCTTTGAAATTGCCAATGTTAAAGGAAGTTGGCAATCCTTAGCAATTCGCAAACACCGGATTCGCCTCTTATCCGATAGTATTACGGAAGCGAAATACTCAGATGGTGTGACTTTGGCAACTTTGGCCGATGACCATGCCACCTTAACAGCGAAGTTAAAAGAACTGGAGGTGAAAGAGAAACAGGAAATTGTTCTGCTCAAAGAAAAGCGAGAGTTAGAAGCAAAAATTGCTGCCTATAATGCTCAGGCTGCGACTAGAGCAGAGATTGAGAAATTAACCGCAGAAATTCAAAAACTCACCAGTGAAGAGCAAACCCTATTATCTCGATTTAATGCCGAAAATAGTAGCCCTTTTAATTATTTCTGCTACATTCTAGTAAAAGTCGGTGATTCTTGGAAAGGAATTCACGTTGAAAACCAGTCGAATAATGACTATGCTCGGCTAATTCGACATCAGGGTAATGGGAATCTTTTCCGATTCTATGCCGTTGACAGTGAAAATTCTTACGTTAATGTACAAGTAGGAACTGAGTGGAAAGGAATCCACGTTGAAAATCAGTCGAATAATGACTATGCTTCTTTGATTCGGCATCAAGGTAATGGGAATCTTTTCCGATTCTCTGTCGCTGACGGGGGCAATTATTACATCAGTGTACAAGTAGGAACTGAGTGGAAAGGAATTCACGTTGAAAACCAGTCGAATAATGACTATGCTCGGCTAATTCGACATCAGGGTAATGGAAATCTGTTTCAAATCCAAAAAACGAATCAGACTAGCAATGATAAAATTATTCTTGCACGCGAAGCTTGGGAGAAAAAACTTCAAGAACTCAACCAAGCACAAGACCGCTTTAAATTGCTTAATGCAGCATTAATTGCGACTCCTGCGGATAAAGCAGCTTGGGATGCGCGTTTGGCACAAGTGATTGCTTTAATCACTGCACTTCAAACAGAGTTAAATACCCTGAACACTGACTTCCTCAATGCTGTCAAAAACACTCAGGCAAAGCCTCAAACAATGCCCCAGGTTGCTAAAGATAGCAAGGGGTTAGTCACTCAAGGAGTGTTACTTGGTTTTGTGCAACCTGCCGGCCGTCTGAATGCCATTGAAACCTGTGAAGGCAATGTCCAATTGAGTTATTTGGACAGGGAAGGACGGATGCGACAAACGAACTATGATGCCACAGCAGACGGAAAAAATGCCGCCTTTGAACAGTGGATTCCTGATGCTCAACGGGCCTGTTTAAACTTTAGCAACAGCAATAGTATCGTTACCTTAAATCAAGCCTTGTATCTTCCAGATGACTGGAGTATTGAAGCTTGGTTTGTTTATCCATTACCAGAAACGGCAGAATGGAATACTTTAATCCGAGGAAAAGATGCCAATCATCACATTCTGGTCAGAAATCGTAAACAGTTAGGGATTTATCTGACCAATGATTCTTTGGGGCAGAACTTTTACGATAGCGGTTTCAATATGGAGTTGTTAACCGAGGGATGGCATCATGTCGCTGCTGTCGGTCGGGGGGATACGACTCTGTTTTATATTGATGGCAAAAAAGTGGGTGATGTGAAAGCAAAAGCCCTAAAAGATGCGGAAGAGAATCTGAATAAAAACCCCAACGATGCCGCCGCAAAGCAAAAGGTTACAGACATTAAAAAAGCTAGTCTGAAATCTAATAGCCATGTTTATGCGATTGCGAACAATCATTTAGCTATTAATCAGTCTCCTGATTATTCAGTGATGAAGTTTGATGGGGTAAATGATTTTGTATCTTTACCGGAAATCAACTATGACTTATCTAAAGGAATGTCGGTGGAAGCTTGGGTATGGTATGACAGTTTCCAATCTTGGTCCAGAATTATCGACTTTGGCAATGGTGCTGGTAATGAAAATATCCTGCTTGCCAATGACGGATCATCTAACACACTCCAATTTGGGGTATATCGGCAATCCACACAACAGTCAGTTAGAGCAACAGGTGCATTAGAAACAAAAAAATGGATTCACCTAGCCGCAACCATTGATGCTTCAGGAATGGCAACCCTTTATAAAAATGGTGAGCGGATTCAAACAGGCATAGTGCATCTTCCAAATAATCTGAGACGGACTATTAACTATATTGGCAGAAGTAACTGGTCTAGTGACAGATTTTTTCATGGCCAAATTACCGATGTCCGCATCTGGAATACAGCCCGCACCCAAGCAGAAATTAAGGCTAATATGTCTCGACGCCTTAGTGGAAAAGAAGCGAATTTAGTGGCCTATTATCCCTTTAATTTCATTCAAGTCGAAGGTGCTACCAGAAGAGTTCTAGACCTAGTGGCGAATAATCGTGGCACTGTGGTGGAAGCGAACATCGTGCAGGATCAAACCCTATCTATTGCCAGCTTCATCCGAGGTGAGCAGTTCGGTAAATTGGCAGAAGTTCGTGTTTGGAAAGTTGCCCTAAGTGATGATGAAATTGCTATCAACAGCACCCTACTTCTGAGTGGCAACGAACCAGGTTTGTTGGCTTACTACCCCATGAGTGAAGCCACAGGAGTGGAAGTGCGCGACTATTCCGGTAATGGCAATCATGCCACGGTATCGGGGGCAAATTGGTGGGGATGTACAGCACCCATTGGCAAAATTGACAATCTCCCTAGTGCCGATGCCCTAGTTTCTGCTGAGTACAGCAGCGTGACTGTGGAATCATCCACGAAAACCAAGGTGGCCATCATGCGGCGATTCTTTGCTTATCCTGCCACCAATGGAGTCACCCTGCTACCAGATAAGCGGATTGAAACCTTAGAACTGAAATGGATTGGTAACGCCCAATTTGCTCCGACTTTGTTGGGTTATATTGAAGGTCCACCCCCCGTACCCAGTGAAAACCTAACCTTGTCAGACGATTACAATGGCGCGACTTCTGTGGAATTAACCATGTCTGAAGATGTCGAGTTTAGCTGGAACCGTTCTCAAGATGCTGGGTTAGGAGCAACAATTGATACCTTTATTGGAGCAGGGGGAACAATGTCTTTCCTCACAGCACCTATGGGTGTGGGGACTTCCATCGACAGCAGTGCCAGAGTGGGTTTTAAAGGCAACTTTGACTTCAGCTACCAATTCCAAAATGAAAGTAACATTACTTCGAGTTCATCTCTGAGCATGACCGATAAACTGGAACTACGCGGCACACCAGAAGAAAGCACTAAGTTCCCTCATTTGGGGACACGATTTATTCCCAAGAATATTGGCTATGCGTTGGTTGTTTCAGCCTTGGCAGATGTGTTTGTCACCCGACTGGCCCGCACTGGCAAAATGGTAGGCTACCAAGTGCAGCCGGTAGATGGCATTCCTCCAGATGTCAACACCATCACCTTTTTGATGAATCCTGCCTACACGATGAATGGTAGCTTGGATGGGATGACCGGCAGCAGTGCCACGAGCCAGCGCTTCTTCAAGCACGTTCCCGAAATGCGTAGCCAGTATGGTTCCCTCTATCCCGCCAGTTACTATCGCCTGAAAGAGGCGTATGACTTAAAACGCCAAATTGAAGCGGAAGATAAACGCCGAGAATCTTACTTTTCTAACTTTAATGTGCGTTTAGTCGATGAACTCTCTTTAGATCGGAATATCGACAGTGGGGATGCACCAACCACCATTGGAGTACAACGGGAAGAAGACAAACCGAATACCCAAATGACTGACGAGGAGAAGAAAAAAGCCCAAGACCAAAAAGCCGAACAATTTCAAGCAGATGCTGCTGCTGCTTCTGACAAGAGCAACGCTGCCGCTAAAGCTAAACAAGCGGAGATTCAAAGCAAAATTACTGACCAAGACAAACGAGTGCAAGCCACAGAAAGTTTTGCAGGCTGGCAGAAACGGATGGAAAGTATCCAAATCCGGGCAGGTAAGCGCAACATCGTCAATACCTATGTTTGGGATGCGGACGGTGGTCTGCGAACTGAAGCTCAAAGCTTTGCGAACACCGTAGAACATACCATTGGTGGCTCTTTTGGTCTGAATGCCGGGTTAGGAGTTGACAGTTCATTCTCAGTAGGGGGGGTTGATGTAGAACTCACCGCCCAAGCTACGGTCAACTTAACTCAAACCATGAGCAAAACTGAAGCTCGGAGTAAGGGTTTTGAGTTGAATGTAGACCTGAGTGGTTTGGAATATAAAGGCATTACCGACTACAACGATCGCCCGATTATGCCTGGGGAAAAAGTAGACCGCTATCGGTTTATGAGTTTCTACCTAGAAGGCAGTAGCAATCACTTCCACGACTTCTTTAACTATGTAGTCGATCCTGAATGGCTACGGAGCAACGACGAAGAAGCGCGAGCCTTGCGTCAAGCCCAAGCAGGCAAGCCAAATAAAGCATGGCGGGTACTGCACCGGGTTACTTATGTGGAACGTCCAGCATTGATGGGCTTTGGTCGCGATGTCCGTAAATTGCGGGCGGCAGCGGAAATTTCGGAAAATCAAGCACTGTTGGATAAGATTACTAAATTGGAGGAGAAAAACCAAAAACTTGAGGAAAAACTGGATACTATCCTCAGTTTGTTGCAAGAGCAGAAATAG